Proteins from one Leptonema illini DSM 21528 genomic window:
- a CDS encoding flagellar hook-associated protein 3, with protein sequence MRITGLMQNQSTVRTLNRHQYEMDKIQTQLATGQKIQTPKDDPAAATNQMFFRTRINELDQFDRNISDGTARLNLMDGELGRITDIMQRIRVLTVQASNGTYQGDNAFELKNAIASEIDQHLRALIDIGNGKDATGLPLFGGYTVERAPFEPIVSNVKGLKGLELENQIVGVEYRGDIGKRLLEVERSQYIDVNMPGNQALWGTNFTITGSVDNSGYIASSDQAFKIDGVEIRVQAGDTVDDIIDKINHAGLDVKASKIGQDFVSLHSTAPHQIWLEDMEGGTVLKDIGLVSADRTRPPNNYADTARVSGLSLFDVVIKLRNDLLAGDQLEISGRDLGNLDEAMDNVLRHRAQIGARQNRLEEHTKRVSWDKNYMTELLASNEGIDVAETVMNLKWIESVHSYALNVGARIIKPTLMDFLR encoded by the coding sequence ATGCGCATCACCGGACTCATGCAAAACCAATCGACCGTTCGCACGCTGAACCGCCATCAATACGAGATGGATAAGATTCAGACGCAACTGGCGACGGGACAGAAGATTCAGACGCCGAAGGATGATCCGGCGGCGGCGACGAATCAGATGTTTTTTCGCACTCGCATTAACGAACTCGACCAGTTTGACCGCAACATCAGCGACGGCACGGCACGTCTGAACCTGATGGACGGCGAGCTCGGTCGCATCACCGATATCATGCAGCGTATTCGCGTCTTAACCGTACAGGCCTCAAACGGTACGTATCAGGGCGATAACGCCTTCGAATTAAAGAATGCCATCGCAAGCGAGATCGATCAGCATCTTCGCGCACTCATCGACATAGGAAACGGCAAAGACGCTACGGGGCTTCCGCTTTTTGGCGGTTATACGGTGGAGCGTGCTCCTTTTGAGCCCATCGTTTCAAACGTAAAAGGGCTGAAGGGCCTCGAACTCGAGAATCAGATCGTCGGCGTCGAATACAGGGGCGACATCGGCAAACGACTGCTTGAGGTGGAGCGCTCACAGTACATCGACGTGAATATGCCGGGCAACCAGGCCCTCTGGGGAACGAACTTCACGATTACGGGCTCGGTGGATAACTCGGGCTACATCGCCTCGTCGGACCAGGCGTTCAAGATCGACGGCGTCGAGATTCGCGTGCAGGCCGGCGATACGGTCGATGACATCATCGACAAGATCAACCATGCAGGGCTCGACGTGAAGGCGTCCAAGATCGGACAGGACTTCGTTTCGCTGCATTCGACGGCTCCGCATCAAATCTGGCTTGAAGACATGGAGGGTGGGACGGTTCTGAAAGATATCGGACTCGTCAGCGCCGATCGCACCCGTCCGCCGAATAACTACGCCGATACGGCTCGCGTCTCAGGGCTTTCGCTTTTTGACGTCGTCATCAAGCTGCGCAACGATCTGCTTGCAGGGGACCAGCTCGAAATCTCGGGCCGCGATCTCGGCAACCTCGATGAGGCCATGGATAACGTTCTGCGTCACCGGGCTCAGATCGGCGCTCGTCAGAACCGACTCGAAGAGCATACGAAACGCGTCTCATGGGATAAGAACTACATGACCGAGCTGCTTGCCTCGAACGAAGGCATCGACGTGGCCGAGACGGTTATGAACCTGAAGTGGATCGAGTCGGTTCATTCCTATGCCCTGAACGTCGGGGCGCGCATCATCAAGCCGACGCTGATGGATTTTCTGAGATAG
- a CDS encoding S8 family serine peptidase has protein sequence MENRRHKLLLLPSALFLSLLSCGGGGGDDDSSLLFFLLASGNGACTAEPLFGDQWHLLNSGQSGGTSGEDAGVTGAWDAGYTGSGVTIAIVDDGIDILHEDLRANINTSRNYNYVESSTDLAPHFLYATHGTSVAGVSAADCNGKGVSGVAPDATMVGYNLLLTNSDANNADAMTRNGDIVAVSNNSWGAPDLLGTLNDSLSSSLWRTAILDGINNQRNGKGIIYAWAAGNGQNSTTNRIDNSNYDGQANFRGVMAICAVSNAGKQSSYSERGANLWVCAPSNGGSLGITTTDIRDNYGYTTSDYTDDFGGTSSASPLVAGVVALMLQANPDLTWRDVRYILARTARKVDPTDTDWINNDAGIPVNHKYGFGVVDASAAVTMARTFTSIGGSSTLKSKASNTDSPAAAIPDNDVNGISRTVTVSSSGITDIEWVDIEVTFVHTYAGDLNFVLTSPDGTTAHLSEKHVCTDGTNITATCPFNGTWRFGAARFLDETADGTWTLKVTDGAADDTGTLNSWSVTVYGR, from the coding sequence ATGGAAAACCGTCGACACAAACTACTCCTGCTTCCATCCGCGCTTTTTCTCTCTCTGCTCTCCTGCGGCGGCGGTGGAGGCGATGATGACTCTTCACTGCTCTTTTTCCTGCTCGCGTCGGGCAATGGCGCCTGCACTGCCGAACCTTTGTTCGGCGATCAATGGCATCTACTGAATTCCGGCCAATCAGGCGGCACATCGGGAGAAGATGCCGGCGTGACGGGAGCGTGGGATGCAGGCTACACGGGTAGCGGCGTAACGATTGCCATCGTCGACGACGGTATCGACATCCTGCATGAAGATCTCAGGGCGAACATCAATACCTCGCGGAATTACAACTATGTGGAATCCAGCACAGACCTGGCTCCGCACTTTCTCTATGCAACACACGGGACGTCTGTTGCCGGTGTCAGCGCCGCCGATTGTAACGGCAAAGGCGTATCAGGGGTCGCTCCTGACGCTACGATGGTCGGCTACAACCTGCTGCTGACGAACAGCGATGCCAACAACGCCGATGCGATGACGCGGAACGGTGACATCGTCGCCGTCTCGAACAATAGCTGGGGAGCGCCTGACCTTCTGGGTACCCTGAATGATAGCCTCTCCAGTAGCCTGTGGCGGACGGCCATCCTTGACGGCATCAATAACCAGCGCAACGGAAAGGGCATCATCTATGCCTGGGCGGCCGGCAACGGCCAGAATTCAACCACAAACCGAATCGATAACTCGAACTATGACGGCCAGGCGAACTTTCGCGGCGTCATGGCCATCTGCGCCGTTAGCAACGCCGGCAAGCAGTCTTCTTATTCCGAAAGGGGCGCCAATCTCTGGGTCTGTGCACCGTCAAACGGCGGTTCGCTTGGTATTACGACGACCGATATACGCGACAACTACGGCTATACAACCTCCGATTATACAGATGATTTCGGTGGAACATCGTCGGCCTCGCCGCTTGTAGCCGGCGTTGTTGCCCTGATGCTTCAGGCCAATCCCGACCTGACATGGCGCGATGTGCGCTACATCCTCGCCCGAACCGCTCGCAAGGTCGACCCCACCGACACAGATTGGATTAATAATGACGCGGGCATTCCCGTTAACCACAAATACGGATTTGGCGTCGTCGATGCCTCCGCTGCGGTTACGATGGCCAGAACCTTCACGAGTATAGGCGGAAGCTCGACTCTTAAATCAAAGGCATCGAACACCGATTCCCCTGCAGCCGCAATCCCCGACAATGACGTCAACGGTATCAGTCGGACAGTTACGGTGAGCTCGTCGGGGATTACTGATATTGAATGGGTCGATATTGAGGTAACCTTCGTCCATACCTACGCCGGCGATCTGAATTTTGTGCTGACTTCGCCGGACGGAACAACGGCCCACCTTTCTGAAAAGCATGTCTGCACTGATGGAACCAATATCACCGCCACCTGCCCGTTCAATGGTACCTGGCGCTTTGGTGCCGCTCGCTTCCTTGATGAAACGGCCGACGGCACCTGGACCTTAAAAGTAACAGACGGAGCAGCCGACGACACAGGCACACTGAACTCATGGAGCGTTACCGTCTACGGACGCTGA
- a CDS encoding S8 family serine peptidase: MHSKKIILLLTALSVVALKCSSVMAKPGETTAEALPYVYYDGDTQRTIYLRPDLLAEFGDSKAVTKADPSASPLKNQGMAVIYRVSDSGVKTKIRQGTFSRSINGAVVSEVFSSSPGGGALSALPGNIIIQFKDDQTRTQINAFLQARSLPVVRTMQIGVSEFYVVKSTPGIASLETANQLRLLPEVKSAQPDWWREVSRR; encoded by the coding sequence ATGCACAGCAAGAAAATCATACTGCTTCTGACCGCGCTCAGCGTGGTCGCCCTGAAATGTTCGAGTGTCATGGCCAAACCAGGTGAAACGACTGCCGAGGCCCTGCCGTATGTGTACTATGACGGCGATACACAGCGAACCATCTATCTGCGGCCCGATCTGCTTGCGGAGTTCGGCGATTCAAAGGCCGTTACAAAAGCCGATCCATCGGCGTCACCGCTTAAAAATCAGGGAATGGCCGTGATCTATCGCGTCAGCGATTCCGGCGTGAAGACAAAGATCCGTCAGGGCACGTTCAGTCGTTCCATCAATGGCGCCGTCGTATCTGAGGTCTTCAGTTCTTCGCCCGGCGGCGGCGCTCTTTCGGCGCTTCCCGGCAATATCATCATTCAGTTCAAAGACGACCAGACCCGAACGCAGATCAATGCATTCCTGCAAGCGCGCTCGTTGCCGGTCGTCAGAACGATGCAGATTGGCGTGAGTGAATTCTACGTCGTCAAATCGACTCCGGGCATAGCGTCGCTTGAAACGGCGAACCAGCTTCGTCTGCTGCCCGAAGTGAAAAGCGCTCAGCCGGACTGGTGGAGAGAGGTTTCCCGGCGCTGA
- the fliW gene encoding flagellar assembly protein FliW, with amino-acid sequence MKTLATKAFGTIEIDSGAIYTFSDGLYGFAEETEFALLAGKSDSPFLWLQSTKDEHLAFILIDPRSLISDYTPKTLKSDLEALEIESVDDCRIFTIVTIPQNAPEEMTVNLQGPVLLNDKNRKGRQVISDDDRHGVRMPVLKLMEAGRADSGA; translated from the coding sequence ATGAAGACACTCGCCACGAAAGCCTTTGGAACGATCGAGATAGACTCTGGAGCCATCTATACCTTCTCCGACGGCCTTTACGGCTTCGCCGAAGAGACGGAGTTCGCGCTGCTTGCAGGCAAATCCGACTCGCCGTTTCTGTGGCTTCAGTCGACGAAAGACGAGCACCTGGCCTTTATCCTGATTGATCCGCGTTCGCTGATTTCTGACTATACGCCGAAGACGCTGAAAAGCGACCTTGAAGCGCTTGAGATCGAATCTGTGGACGATTGCCGCATCTTCACTATCGTAACCATCCCGCAGAACGCACCGGAAGAGATGACGGTTAACCTCCAGGGCCCCGTTCTCTTGAACGATAAAAACCGAAAAGGCCGACAGGTCATCTCTGACGACGACCGCCACGGAGTACGCATGCCCGTACTCAAGCTGATGGAGGCAGGCCGTGCTGATTCTGGCGCGTAA
- the csrA gene encoding carbon storage regulator CsrA, which yields MLILARKLNESIMIGDDVEIVVVEIKGDQVKLGIRAPRNVAVHRTEIYKEIRDQNTRAAETPAPESLDSLASLIKKKKPK from the coding sequence GTGCTGATTCTGGCGCGTAAGTTAAACGAATCCATCATGATCGGCGACGATGTAGAAATCGTCGTCGTCGAGATCAAAGGCGACCAGGTAAAGCTGGGCATCCGTGCTCCGCGCAACGTCGCCGTGCACCGGACCGAGATCTATAAAGAGATCCGTGATCAGAACACGCGCGCCGCTGAGACTCCGGCTCCGGAATCGCTCGATAGCCTGGCGTCGTTGATCAAGAAAAAGAAGCCGAAATAG
- the srpA gene encoding sigma factor sigX-regulated lipoprotein SrpA encodes MRRFSTFLLTLFTMSQFLSCGKSKDDDTLSMFMLLGFMPFSGLNFQFASSSRASTSSHPAAASRSEGDGTGDGFPDVFLTPSVMSLVVCDVVGFLPESEGGPAPGTETFENGVSIVDPSSGVYANGRDCVMGFHVAIREGELGYIYGADLSEMGTTYDRIGLVLKSVNVFFPPEKVSDPNRRYWQAYYSNYYAYDNWFIERGLVTHTVLLDSCPAELASNGALVDIMAGATMGDWSCQTSESPRIAVADGKMGALYESQTPLFPMQHTQSAYLSSNDAVSFNLPADISRFGYDQAYVVVLPVSTLSKKPNGITIEVIRENMLFFDSDDGDQVFSPESSSGDRPDVTDAGAYSSTSERNLKDSSRRNLILNAPGFQIQE; translated from the coding sequence ATGAGACGATTCAGTACCTTTCTTCTGACGCTTTTCACTATGAGCCAATTCCTCAGTTGTGGGAAGTCGAAGGACGACGATACCCTGTCGATGTTCATGCTTCTGGGTTTCATGCCCTTTTCCGGGTTGAATTTTCAGTTTGCTTCTTCTTCGCGTGCGAGCACTTCTTCCCATCCGGCTGCCGCTTCGCGGTCGGAAGGTGACGGTACGGGGGACGGATTCCCTGACGTATTCCTGACGCCTTCCGTCATGTCGCTGGTTGTTTGCGATGTGGTCGGTTTCCTTCCTGAATCTGAAGGTGGGCCCGCGCCCGGGACCGAGACATTTGAGAACGGCGTCAGCATTGTGGACCCGAGTAGCGGGGTTTATGCGAATGGACGGGATTGCGTCATGGGCTTCCATGTTGCCATTCGTGAGGGAGAGCTGGGTTATATTTACGGCGCTGATCTTTCTGAAATGGGAACCACCTACGATCGTATAGGACTCGTCCTGAAATCGGTCAACGTATTCTTTCCTCCCGAAAAAGTCTCTGATCCCAACAGGCGCTACTGGCAGGCTTATTATTCCAATTATTACGCTTATGATAATTGGTTTATTGAGCGCGGACTTGTTACTCATACCGTTCTACTCGATAGCTGTCCGGCGGAGCTTGCCAGTAATGGCGCGTTAGTGGATATCATGGCGGGTGCAACAATGGGAGATTGGAGTTGCCAGACCTCTGAATCGCCCCGGATCGCAGTAGCAGATGGGAAGATGGGCGCTCTTTACGAATCTCAAACGCCATTGTTCCCTATGCAGCATACGCAATCAGCATATCTATCAAGTAATGACGCGGTGTCGTTCAATCTGCCGGCAGATATTTCCCGGTTTGGTTACGATCAGGCTTACGTTGTCGTATTGCCGGTATCGACACTTTCAAAGAAGCCGAACGGTATCACTATCGAAGTGATTCGTGAGAACATGCTGTTCTTTGATAGCGATGATGGCGACCAGGTCTTCTCTCCCGAAAGCAGCTCCGGTGATCGCCCCGATGTTACGGACGCAGGGGCCTACTCTTCTACGTCCGAGCGTAACCTGAAAGACAGCTCCCGTCGAAATCTGATATTGAATGCGCCAGGCTTTCAGATCCAGGAGTAG
- a CDS encoding 1-acyl-sn-glycerol-3-phosphate acyltransferase, producing the protein MSLFSKLPLIGRFFHSPHSKSGRIYHGIESVRRSASLFYYPLRSLFRTVARTQHSEIEAIGLENIPPDGAVFLVGNHPNSLLDFFNLLTVVRHPVATAAKDTITNIPVLGYILKNYALMVPVSRAQDKGESGISEEERLKANEAMIDDAVERLVTGRLFNIYAEGRSTDSRKLNKIKLGFMMLALAAEKEFDYNLNLRIVPYGYFYDRINKFQSSVCIIFGKPFKLKDLMKDRKLDYSSLSEKERVQLEKSLMLAGKNRLQADIERLIISIPEESLVPLIDDATDLFVRSSQKYMGTFENVKEKYVLSKSVAESIQAASQDADGRKVIEKLQRLIQEYRRKLKAMRLDDETIRRQVNLEAIGHHLIALFKGILLLPFIAYGYLANWLPRRAAGFMRYRVVDVKKGAQVDGDEQAIIAAFIVALITYPLFGVGIFYAVLHFGPEYATQAATHLSWADPVWIRENPAFFASVVAVIMVYMMGRLWRFSVFHGRRLKAALAFFGGLLFERVRGRKVQELRELRYEIIDTMDVILAEY; encoded by the coding sequence ATGAGTCTATTCAGCAAGCTACCGCTTATCGGACGTTTTTTCCACAGCCCTCATTCTAAGAGCGGCCGGATCTATCATGGCATTGAATCGGTGCGACGCAGCGCCAGTCTGTTCTATTATCCTCTACGTTCTCTCTTCCGTACGGTTGCCAGAACGCAGCATTCTGAAATCGAGGCCATCGGCCTGGAGAACATCCCGCCCGATGGCGCCGTCTTTCTTGTCGGGAATCATCCCAATTCGCTGCTCGACTTCTTCAATCTGCTAACCGTCGTGCGTCATCCGGTGGCGACGGCGGCAAAAGATACGATCACGAACATCCCCGTCCTCGGTTACATCTTGAAGAACTATGCCCTGATGGTGCCCGTTTCGCGAGCGCAGGATAAGGGCGAAAGCGGAATCAGCGAAGAGGAACGCCTGAAGGCCAATGAGGCTATGATCGATGATGCCGTAGAGCGCCTTGTAACGGGCCGACTTTTTAATATCTATGCCGAAGGGCGCTCCACAGACAGTCGTAAACTGAACAAGATCAAGCTCGGCTTTATGATGCTCGCCCTCGCTGCCGAAAAGGAGTTCGATTATAACCTGAACCTGCGCATCGTTCCTTATGGGTATTTCTACGATCGTATCAACAAGTTTCAGAGCTCCGTCTGCATCATCTTCGGCAAGCCCTTCAAGCTGAAAGATCTTATGAAGGATCGCAAACTGGACTATTCGTCTTTGAGCGAGAAGGAGCGCGTTCAGCTCGAAAAAAGTCTGATGCTCGCCGGCAAGAATCGACTCCAGGCCGACATCGAACGGCTGATCATCAGTATTCCCGAGGAAAGCCTGGTCCCGCTGATCGATGATGCCACCGATCTATTTGTGCGAAGCTCGCAAAAGTACATGGGAACGTTTGAGAACGTAAAAGAGAAGTACGTTCTCAGCAAGAGCGTCGCCGAAAGCATCCAGGCGGCGAGTCAGGACGCAGACGGGCGCAAGGTCATAGAGAAGCTACAGCGTCTGATTCAGGAATACAGACGAAAGCTGAAGGCCATGCGTCTTGACGACGAGACCATCCGGCGGCAGGTTAACCTTGAAGCCATCGGTCATCATCTCATCGCTCTGTTCAAAGGCATCCTGCTGCTTCCTTTCATCGCCTATGGTTATCTGGCGAACTGGCTTCCGCGTCGCGCCGCCGGCTTCATGCGCTACAGAGTCGTCGATGTAAAGAAGGGCGCTCAGGTGGACGGAGACGAACAGGCCATCATTGCGGCGTTCATCGTCGCCTTGATCACGTATCCGCTCTTTGGAGTCGGCATCTTTTATGCTGTTTTGCATTTCGGGCCGGAGTATGCGACACAGGCAGCGACACACCTGAGCTGGGCTGATCCGGTCTGGATTCGCGAGAATCCCGCCTTCTTTGCAAGCGTCGTCGCCGTGATCATGGTTTATATGATGGGCCGTCTCTGGCGATTCTCGGTCTTTCATGGCCGACGCCTCAAGGCCGCCCTTGCCTTCTTCGGCGGCCTGCTCTTCGAACGCGTTCGCGGACGCAAGGTTCAGGAGCTGCGAGAGCTGCGCTATGAGATCATCGACACGATGGACGTTATACTGGCCGAGTATTGA
- a CDS encoding thiolase family protein, protein MKFDRDGDRLVIAGATRTPIGQAGKSLTEYDSFQLGDMVLAEIIKRTGVDRNKVDGLIAGEIGQSSKAPNVARVMAVKADLKLEGSAVTVANNCVSGYEAINEAARRILLGENDVVAVIGQESMTNYGYYLNNAKRVAKTASLDKLKQNWNEIPGMEEVTIVDAVVEGLTDPVRDAMMIDTAEVVAQKLGLDKATLDKYAHGSYKKAYEALEGGKYDPYLMPVKHSKGVLDKDEYIMSKKGFVEKPDRFEKAGAIFEHPEMGGMKKFYDRYGKYIGKSYSDGVQGAVSLFNACPQSDGAGGCIVTTESKAKELGLTPQAYIKGWGNYGVDPVIMGLGIAYAMKKALENTGLKWDDIGNFEIHEAFAATALGSMVVVRDEFGYDLVARLEKGDVNPHGGTLALGHPLGATGLRVLINQIMGLNASGARYSMGSICAGGGVGGSLILEKFG, encoded by the coding sequence ATGAAATTTGATCGAGATGGCGACCGCCTGGTCATAGCAGGCGCAACACGGACTCCGATCGGACAGGCCGGCAAGAGCCTGACCGAGTACGACTCCTTCCAGCTGGGCGATATGGTCCTTGCGGAAATCATTAAACGTACCGGTGTAGACAGGAACAAAGTAGACGGTCTGATCGCCGGTGAAATCGGCCAGAGCTCCAAGGCTCCGAACGTGGCGCGCGTTATGGCCGTTAAGGCAGACCTGAAACTCGAAGGTTCCGCGGTAACCGTCGCCAACAACTGTGTTTCCGGATATGAAGCCATCAATGAAGCGGCCCGTCGCATTCTGCTCGGCGAGAACGACGTGGTAGCGGTGATCGGACAGGAGTCCATGACCAACTACGGCTATTATCTGAATAACGCAAAGCGCGTCGCAAAGACCGCCTCGCTCGATAAGCTGAAGCAGAACTGGAACGAGATTCCCGGAATGGAAGAGGTCACCATCGTTGATGCCGTTGTGGAAGGTCTGACCGACCCGGTTCGCGACGCGATGATGATTGATACGGCCGAGGTTGTGGCCCAGAAACTGGGATTGGACAAAGCCACGCTCGACAAATACGCTCACGGTTCTTACAAAAAGGCATACGAGGCGCTGGAAGGCGGCAAGTACGATCCTTACCTGATGCCCGTGAAGCACAGCAAAGGCGTGCTGGACAAAGACGAATATATCATGTCGAAAAAAGGCTTCGTAGAGAAGCCCGACCGTTTCGAAAAAGCGGGCGCCATCTTCGAGCATCCTGAAATGGGCGGCATGAAGAAGTTCTACGACCGTTACGGCAAATACATCGGTAAAAGCTATAGCGACGGCGTGCAGGGCGCGGTGAGTCTGTTCAATGCCTGTCCTCAGTCCGACGGAGCAGGCGGATGCATCGTCACCACCGAAAGCAAGGCTAAAGAACTCGGCCTGACTCCTCAGGCTTATATTAAAGGTTGGGGTAACTATGGCGTCGATCCCGTTATCATGGGCCTGGGCATCGCCTATGCCATGAAAAAGGCTCTGGAAAACACCGGCCTGAAGTGGGACGATATCGGTAATTTCGAGATTCACGAAGCCTTTGCCGCAACCGCTCTGGGCAGCATGGTCGTCGTGCGCGATGAGTTCGGTTACGACCTCGTGGCTCGCCTGGAAAAAGGGGATGTTAACCCTCACGGCGGCACGCTGGCCCTGGGCCATCCGCTCGGAGCTACCGGTCTGCGTGTCCTGATCAATCAGATCATGGGACTGAACGCAAGCGGCGCCCGCTACTCCATGGGTTCCATCTGTGCCGGCGGCGGCGTAGGCGGATCGTTAATCCTGGAAAAATTCGGCTAA
- a CDS encoding TetR/AcrR family transcriptional regulator: MDTKLVDASLLPELAPRPFKFTSKQGRTRRATLLASALELLREKAPEEITLAMVCERAEIPRPSAYHFFPNIEAIFLGIRMLHGEMLIEQATDLESEKFKNWQAYIERFIDVAVDVTKSETAFPRLVYGYGAMLSGARELGQDIDTRMARVSLDGLHQHFGIEPFDREEEIASIGLAIGDSVLRFSYRKHADLIEPLVQEAKRAVVAYLGTYLKA, from the coding sequence ATGGATACGAAACTTGTTGATGCCTCTCTTCTTCCGGAGCTTGCTCCGCGTCCTTTTAAATTCACAAGCAAGCAGGGCCGCACGCGTCGGGCGACGCTGCTTGCTTCGGCGCTTGAACTTTTACGGGAGAAAGCGCCCGAAGAGATCACGCTTGCGATGGTCTGCGAACGCGCCGAGATTCCGCGTCCGTCTGCGTATCATTTCTTCCCCAACATCGAGGCCATTTTTCTTGGCATCCGCATGCTCCATGGTGAGATGCTGATCGAGCAGGCCACCGATCTGGAAAGCGAGAAGTTCAAGAACTGGCAGGCCTATATCGAGCGCTTCATCGATGTCGCCGTCGACGTTACCAAAAGCGAAACCGCCTTTCCGCGTCTTGTATACGGATACGGTGCGATGCTCAGCGGAGCTCGCGAGCTCGGTCAGGACATCGATACGCGCATGGCTCGCGTCAGTCTTGACGGCCTGCATCAGCATTTCGGTATCGAGCCCTTCGATCGAGAAGAAGAGATTGCAAGCATCGGCCTTGCTATCGGCGACAGTGTGCTTCGCTTCTCGTATCGAAAGCATGCTGATCTGATCGAGCCGTTAGTACAGGAAGCGAAGCGAGCCGTTGTCGCCTATCTCGGCACCTATTTGAAAGCCTGA
- a CDS encoding ion transporter, with the protein MTKKITESSLFQNFITAVILLTALLVGLETYPSMIDAYGPLLHTLDLLILAIFVTEIALKLVARWPRPELFFIDPWNVFDFVIVAAAFLPIDAQYVTVLRLLRLLRVLRLVRALPQLRILVSALLKSIPSMFYVGIFLFLLFYIYAVASVFLFSANDPVHFKDLPLAFITLFRVVTLEGWTEIMYIQSYGCDNYGYDGMEALCTHPTAYPVLSPLFFISFVLIGTMVVLNLFIGVIMNGMDEAKEETEAEAMLNPQTPSALEEWKQLTKDMKAMEHRMAAIRKALEAQGPRKSSKKAR; encoded by the coding sequence ATGACGAAAAAAATAACAGAATCCTCTCTCTTTCAGAACTTTATCACGGCCGTTATTCTGCTAACTGCCTTACTGGTCGGTCTGGAAACATACCCGTCGATGATCGACGCCTACGGGCCGTTGCTGCACACGCTCGATCTTCTGATCCTTGCCATCTTTGTGACTGAGATTGCCCTGAAGCTTGTCGCTCGCTGGCCGCGGCCCGAACTCTTCTTTATCGATCCCTGGAACGTTTTCGATTTTGTCATCGTTGCCGCCGCATTTTTGCCCATCGATGCGCAGTACGTAACGGTGCTTCGACTCCTGCGACTGCTGCGGGTGCTTCGCCTGGTTCGGGCGCTTCCTCAGCTGCGTATCCTCGTCTCGGCGCTTCTGAAAAGCATCCCCTCGATGTTTTATGTGGGTATCTTTCTCTTTCTGCTTTTCTACATCTATGCTGTGGCCTCGGTCTTTCTTTTTTCGGCGAACGATCCCGTTCACTTCAAAGACCTTCCGCTCGCCTTCATCACTCTATTCAGAGTGGTCACGCTTGAGGGCTGGACGGAGATCATGTACATCCAGTCCTACGGATGCGATAACTATGGTTATGACGGCATGGAAGCGTTATGCACGCATCCCACTGCCTATCCCGTTCTCAGTCCGCTATTCTTCATCAGCTTCGTATTGATCGGCACGATGGTCGTACTGAACCTGTTCATCGGCGTCATCATGAACGGTATGGATGAAGCGAAAGAAGAGACCGAGGCGGAAGCGATGCTTAATCCGCAAACGCCGTCAGCTCTCGAAGAATGGAAGCAGCTGACCAAAGACATGAAGGCCATGGAGCACCGCATGGCCGCCATCCGCAAGGCGCTGGAGGCTCAGGGCCCTCGCAAGTCTTCAAAGAAAGCCCGATAA